A region from the Oceanidesulfovibrio marinus genome encodes:
- a CDS encoding response regulator — protein MADRTSKKSMTPYEMLSGFSERVAQVDGEQRQGRDQASHEASLRLVLSNAPFGVMLLAPDLSILYMNVVAAALLDEGNGVPEDWAGVGRAMAAETGETLADLVRFEDGQQTERSTGVMELHTQDGVRSVDFRSCRLQDGRIVVGFADITERRNVVKDLQRSHKKLERMVHERTRDLVAANNAKRDFLANMSHELRTPLNGILGMSEILRDTALDEEQRICLSAIRQAGHEMLRIVSNLLDVSKAEAGRLVLRPRNFALRSSLEQVITLFRRRALTKGLSFSSIIEADIPEEINADPDRLKQLVFNLLDNAVKFTQSGGVSLSIRLGTSSASGRIPLRIEVSDTGPGIEAEAQEHIFESFFLGEELMTKKHAGAGLGLPIARHIAMSMGGGVRLESNKRRGSLFVAELMAAPANGLWTDRSAMRRVEPPTLGPLKILLVEDEEVSRMYARLMLDKMGHIVVMAENGVAALQRLGAEDFDLVITDIQMPKMDGVTAVEHIRGVREGYEVRDPAIPVVALTVFAHNDARERILAADVDEYVTKPVESKRLTEAMRNALARRGRKA, from the coding sequence ATGGCTGATCGCACATCCAAGAAATCAATGACGCCTTACGAGATGCTGTCCGGCTTCTCGGAACGCGTCGCACAGGTGGACGGAGAGCAGAGGCAGGGCAGGGACCAGGCCTCGCATGAGGCGTCGCTGCGGTTGGTGCTGTCCAACGCGCCCTTCGGCGTCATGCTGCTCGCACCGGATCTGAGCATCCTCTATATGAACGTGGTGGCCGCCGCGCTGCTGGACGAGGGCAACGGAGTCCCCGAGGATTGGGCCGGGGTAGGCAGGGCCATGGCCGCCGAGACCGGGGAGACGCTGGCGGATCTCGTGCGCTTCGAGGATGGTCAGCAGACCGAGCGCTCCACCGGTGTCATGGAGTTGCACACGCAGGACGGCGTGCGCAGCGTCGATTTCCGCTCCTGCCGTCTGCAGGACGGTCGCATCGTCGTGGGCTTCGCCGATATCACGGAACGACGCAATGTGGTGAAGGATCTGCAGCGCTCCCACAAAAAGCTGGAGCGCATGGTGCACGAGCGCACGCGCGATCTGGTGGCCGCCAACAACGCCAAGCGGGATTTCCTGGCGAACATGAGCCACGAGCTGCGCACGCCGCTCAACGGCATCCTGGGCATGTCGGAGATCCTTCGCGACACGGCGCTGGACGAGGAGCAGCGCATCTGCCTGAGCGCCATCCGCCAGGCCGGCCATGAGATGCTGCGCATCGTCAGCAACCTTCTGGACGTATCCAAGGCCGAAGCCGGACGGCTGGTGCTGCGGCCGCGCAACTTCGCACTGCGCAGCAGCCTGGAGCAGGTCATCACCTTGTTCCGCCGCCGTGCGCTGACCAAGGGCCTTTCCTTCTCCTCGATCATCGAAGCGGACATTCCTGAAGAAATCAATGCCGATCCGGACCGGCTCAAGCAGCTCGTCTTCAACCTGCTGGACAACGCCGTGAAGTTCACCCAGTCGGGCGGCGTTTCGCTCAGCATTCGTCTGGGCACTTCGTCCGCAAGCGGCAGGATTCCCCTGCGCATCGAGGTTTCGGATACCGGGCCGGGCATCGAGGCAGAAGCGCAGGAGCACATCTTCGAAAGCTTTTTCCTGGGCGAGGAGCTGATGACCAAGAAGCACGCCGGTGCGGGTCTGGGCCTGCCCATCGCCAGGCATATCGCCATGTCCATGGGCGGCGGCGTGCGACTGGAATCCAATAAACGTCGGGGCAGCCTGTTCGTGGCCGAGCTGATGGCGGCGCCTGCGAACGGACTTTGGACCGATCGCAGCGCGATGCGGCGCGTTGAGCCCCCCACTTTGGGCCCGCTCAAGATTCTGCTGGTGGAAGATGAGGAGGTGAGCCGGATGTATGCGCGCCTCATGTTGGACAAGATGGGCCACATCGTGGTCATGGCGGAGAATGGCGTTGCGGCGTTGCAGCGTCTTGGCGCAGAGGATTTCGACCTGGTGATTACCGACATCCAGATGCCGAAGATGGACGGCGTCACTGCCGTGGAGCACATCCGCGGCGTTCGGGAAGGGTACGAGGTTCGCGATCCCGCGATCCCGGTGGTGGCGCTCACCGTCTTTGCGCACAACGACGCCCGCGAGCGCATCCTGGCCGCCGATGTGGACGAGTATGTGACCAAGCCTGTAGAGTCGAAGCGTCTTACGGAGGCGATGCGCAACGCCCTGGCCAGACGCGGGCGCAAGGCGTGA